From Vanessa cardui chromosome 11, ilVanCard2.1, whole genome shotgun sequence, the proteins below share one genomic window:
- the LOC124533615 gene encoding josephin-1 — protein MGSKPQIYHEKQVKELCALHALNNLFQTRNTFSKSELDTICSRLSPNVWINPHRSMLGLGNYDINVIMAALQKKGCEAVWFDKRKDPGCLDLSNICGFILNVPSDYKLGFVMLPLRRRHWITIRQIQGNFYNLDSKLDSPQLIGRSSDLIAYLKEQLDSKEKELFVVVSREVEEKQLWMHQYTLNNRGQDTLSNQKDYEPQCGSPDDSLSSDYNNRDSECLRLNEVRNCFVNNENF, from the exons ATGGGTTCGAAACCGCAAATATATCATGAAAAACAAGTAAAAGAATTGTGTGCATTGCATgcgttgaataatttatttcag ACAAGGAACACATTTTCGAAGTCAGAATTAGACACAATTTGCAGTAGGCTATCTCCAAATGTATGGATTAATCCTCACCGATCTATGCTGGGTCTTGGCAACTATGATATTAATGTAATCATGGCTGCTCTTCAGAAGAAAGGTTGTGAGGCTGTGTGGTTTGATAAAAGAAA AGATCCTGGATGCTTAGACCTCTCAAATATATGTggatttattttgaatgtgcCGTCAGATTATAAGCTGGGTTTTGTAATGTTGCCTCTTCGACGACGGCATTGGATCACTATCAGACAAATACAGGGCAACTTTTACAATCTCGACTCTAAGTTAGATTCACCGCAGTTAATAGGAAGG AGTAGTGATTTAATAGCATATTTAAAAGAGCAATTAGACAGCAAAGAAAAGGAATTGTTTGTGGTTGTGAGTAGAGAGGTTGAAGAAAAACAATTGTGGATGCATCAATATACACTGAACAACCGAGGGCAGGATACACTTTCCAATCAGAAGGATTATGAGCCGCAATGTGGGAGTCCAGATGATAGCCTGTCTTCTGATTACAACAACCGTGATTCTGAATGTCTGCGGTTAAATGAGGTCAGAAACTGTTTTGTTAACAATGAAAACTTTTAA
- the LOC124533849 gene encoding fidgetin-like protein 1 isoform X1 — translation MQLSQSESSDGTNVSLINAEIVHQYKKSLTRQTYFSCSNNSSTISLQEAWQANIKLFHKNEDRLIGFAKELLNSSICTEIESWSTSLGELPDPLMLFEKSLPKCKCLSINQNLQQNKTINIMHTKCICKVDLPTQEKSEVSYFRPLYSENSSQESKSGDDKLAKHKFGRLKSKKTVPTSNNVSDRNFSKEFDMDIEKPLVNNDVEVDEDKAHKSQVAKITFKTARETLLASNPAARRTLGASRKAQAKFVSPMLGAQEKQEEVNEPVITDERLKHIDPKMIELIESEIIDKGSPIGWDDIAGLQQAKSVLQEAVVWPLLRPDIFTGLRRPPRGVLLFGPPGTGKTLIGRCVAAQCRATFFSISAASLTSKWIGDGEKMVRALFAVARARQPAVIFIDEIDSLLSQRSDSEHEASRRIKTEFLVQFDGASTGEEDRILIVGATNRPHELDEAARRRLVKRLYIPLPDFEARKQIISNLLRSEQHELSASHVADAARLTDGYSGADMKSLCSEAAMGPIRSVPLSQIVTIDRDQVRPVTVQDFKIALQRVRPSVSQDDLGQYVKWNNTYGHGF, via the exons ATGCAGTTATCACAATCTGAATCGAGTGACGGTACTAACGTGTCTTTAATAAATGCAGAAATTGTCCATCAGTATAAGAAATCTCTAACCAG ACAAACTTATTTTAGTTGCTCCAACAATTCATCAACTATCTCTTTGCAAGAAGCATGGCAAGCCAACATTAAACTATTTCACAAAAATGAAGATCGACTTATAGGCTTTGCAAAGGAACTTTTAAACAGCTCTATCTGTACTGAGATCGAATCTTGGAGTACATCCCTGGG agAACTACCAGATCcattaatgttatttgaaaagTCTTTACCAAAGTGTAAATGTCTtagtataaatcaaaatttgcaacaaaataaaacaataaatattatgcatACCAAATGCATATGTAAAGTTGATTTACCTACCCAAGAAAAGTCAGAAGTGTCATACTTTAGACCATTGTATTCTGAGAATTCTAGTCAAGAATCAAAATCTGGAGATGACAAGCTCGCAAAACATAAGTTTGGACGTTTGAAATCAAAGAAAACTGTGCCTACATCAAATAATGTATCGGATAGAAATTTCAGTAAAGAATTTGATATGGACATAGAAAAGCCATTAGTAAATAATGATGTTGAAGTTGACGAGGACAAAGCTCATAAAAGTCAAGTagcaaaaataacatttaaaactgCTAGAGAAACATTATTGGCATCTAATCCAGCAGCTCGGCGCACTCTGGGCGCATCAAGAAAGGCTCAGGCCAAATTTGTTTCTCCAATGCTTGGGGCtca AGAAAAACAGGAGGAGGTCAATGAACCTGTTATAACAGATGAGCGACTAAAGCACATTGACCCGAAAATGATAGAACTGATTGAAAGTGAAATAATTGATAAAGGATCTCCAATTG GGTGGGACGACATCGCGGGGCTGCAGCAGGCCAAGAGCGTGCTGCAGGAGGCGGTGGTGTGGCCGCTGCTGCGCCCCGACATCTTCACGGGCCTGCGCCGCCCCCCGCGCGGCGTGCTGCTATTCGGCCCGCCCGGCACCGGCAAGACCTTGATCG GGCGCTGCGTGGCGGCGCAGTGCCGCGCGACGTTCTTCAGCATCTCGGCCGCGTCGCTGACGTCCAAGTGGATCGGCGACGGCGAGAAGATGGTGCGCGCGCTGTTCGCCGTGGCGCGCGCGCGCCAGCCCGCG GTGATCTTCATCGATGAGATCGACTCGCTGCTGAGTCAGCGAAGCGACAGCGAGCACGAGGCAAGTCGCCGGATCAAAACTGAGTTCCTGGTGCAATTCGACGGCGCTTCTACTG GTGAAGAGGATCGTATTCTGATAGTGGGCGCGACGAACCGACCGCACGAGCTGGACGAAGCGGCGAGACGGCGCCTTGTCAAACGACTGTACATCCCGCTGCCCGATTTCgaa GCACGCAAACAAATAATTAGCAACTTGTTGAGGAGCGAACAGCACGAGCTGTCGGCGAGCCACGTGGCGGACGCGGCGCGCCTCACGGACGGCTACTCCGGCGCCGACATGAAGTCGCTCTGCTCGGAGGCCGCGATGGGCCCGATACGCTCCGTGCCTCTGTCGCAGATCGTCACCATTGACAGGGATCAG GTTCGTCCGGTAACTGTGCAAGACTTCAAAATAGCTCTTCAGCGTGTGCGTCCGAGTGTCTCACAAGACGACCTCGGCCAATATGTTAAATGGAATAACACTTACGGTCACGGCTTCTAA
- the LOC124533770 gene encoding probable cytosolic Fe-S cluster assembly factor GL21135 encodes MASRFSGALQLTDLDDFITPSQECIKPVKIEKTKTKTGAKIKIGEDGYFDLSTGQEQKLQKVEITLADCLACSGCITSAESVLVTRQSQEELLKVMSERKYTDTQGVTRDVTLVVISLSVQPTLSLAARYKLDPEEATRKLVGYFKSLGADLVLDMTVAEDLSLLEAQQEFLQRYQNHQHDPSAKQLPMLASSCPGWVCYAEKTHGNFILPYISSTKSPQQIMGSLVKQYLANKRELNPSEVYHVTFMPCYDKKLEASREDFYSEVLSCHDVDCVITAIELEQMLENSGRSLSEIEGTNLDWPWDDSEAPGLKSHIGSGSGGYADHVFLYAAEQLFGETNAQLVYKNLRNPDFREVTLEKDGVEVLRFAIANGFRNIQNLVQKLKRGKSPYHYVEVMACPSGCLNGGAQARPARGESGREVVARLGALYGGLPRARPAASRLAKQLYADWLHGRDSDKARALLHTAYHALERNDIALNIKW; translated from the exons atggCTTCTCGATTTAGTGGTGCATTGCAGTTGACAGATTTAGACGATTTCATAACTCCATCGCAG GAATGTATAAAACCAGTGAAAATAGAAAAGACTAAAACCAAAACAGgcgcaaaaattaaaataggtgAAGATGGATATTTTGACCTGTCCACTGGGCAGGAACAGAAGTTGCAGAAAGTGGAAATAACACTTGCAGATTGCCTGGCTTGTAGTGGCTGCATAACATCGGCTGAAAGTGTCCTCGTAACTAGACAGAGTCAGGAAGAACTTTTGAA agTTATGTCTGAAAGAAAATATACGGATACTCAAGGTGTAACGCGAGATGTAACCTTGGTTGTAATATCATTATCTGTGCAGCCAACACTGTCTTTAGCTGCCAGGTATAAATTAGACCCTGAAGAAGCAACACGAAAATTAGTTG GATATTTCAAGAGTCTTGGAGCAGATCTGGTATTAGATATGACAGTTGCTGAAGACTTGTCTCTACTAGAAGCACAGCAGGAGTTCTTACAGCGTTACCAAAACCACCAGCATGATCCTTCTGCAAAACAACTACCAATGCTTGCTAGTTCTTGTCCAG GTTGGGTTTGTTACGCGGAAAAGACTCATGGTAACTTCATCTTACCCTACATTTCAAGTACTAAATCACCACAGCAGATAATGGGTTCGCTAGTGAAGCAGTACTTGGCTAACAAGCGAGAGCTGAATCCCAGTGAAGTGTATCATGTTACCTTCATGCCTTGTTATGACAAGAAACTCGAAGCGTCTAGAGAAGATTTTTATAGTGAAGTATTGAGCTGTCATGATGTGGACTGTGTCATCACTGCAA TCGAATTGGAACAAATGCTGGAAAACAGTGGAAGATCATTATCTGAGATTGAAGGTACCAACTTGGATTGGCCGTGGGATGATTCTGAAGCACCAGGCTTGAAAAGTCATATCGGCTCGGGCTCTGGAGGTTACGCAGATCACGTGTTCCTGTATGCCGCTGAACAGCTTTTTGGAGAGACAAATGCACAATTGGTTTATAAGAATTTAAG AAATCCAGATTTCCGTGAGGTGACACTTGAAAAAGATGGCGTTGAAGTTTTACGGTTTGCGATCGCGAACGGATTCCGCAATATACAGAACTTGGTGCAGAAGCTGAAGCGCGGCAAGTCGCCCTATCACTACGTGGAGGTCATGGCGTGCCCCTCAG GTTGCCTCAACGGCGGCGCGCAGGCGCGGCCCGCGCGCGGCGAGAGCGGGCGCGAGGTGGTGGCGCGGCTGGGCGCGCTGTACGGCGGGCTGCCGCGCGCGCGCCCCGCCGCCAGCCGCCTCGCCAAGCAGCTGTACGCCGACTGGCTCCACGGCCGCGACTCGGACAAGGCGCGCGCGCTGCTGCACACCGCCTACCACGCGCTCGAGCGCAACGACATCGCGCTCAACATCAAATGGTGA
- the LOC124533735 gene encoding apolipoprotein D-like, which translates to MGDFRIQGTNRIHFILLCTIFKAVISTGLGKCPIYPQFPNYDIRRMTGTWYEVERSFHLMEIAASCTELNVMLNERGFLLITVSTVNRWSGNRSTSNGIGIPSHNGSSSFRYKLNNRMPYIIGRMLPGAGHYNILFTDYDRFALVWSCTNFSVAHSDRMWVLGRQRDIEAGLRAQIYAIIQELRLDPDRLILSKNNNCTEFEDQTTEIN; encoded by the exons ATGGGTGACTTCCGGATACAGGGCACTAATAGAATACACTTCATACTGCTGTGCACGATCTTCAAAGCTGTGATCAGTACTGGATTAGGAAAATGTCCAATATATCCACAATTCCCTAACTACGATATTAGACGg ATGACAGGTACGTGGTACGAAGTGGAGAGATCTTTCCATCTGATGGAGATCGCAGCGAGCTGCACCGAATTGAACGTTATGCTCAACGAGCGAGGTTTCTTACTTATTACAGTCAGCACTGTCAATAGATG GTCTGGTAACCGTTCCACAAGTAACGGCATAGGCATCCCAAGCCACAACGGCTCGTCCTCATTCAGGTACAAGTTGAACAACCGGATGCCGTACATCATAGGTCGGATGCTGCCCGGTGCCGGACACTACAACATATTATTCACAGACTACGACCGCTTTGCGCTTGTCTGGTCCTGTACTAACTTTAGCGTCGCTCACTCTG ATCGCATGTGGGTACTGGGACGACAGCGGGATATAGAAGCGGGATTGCGAGCACAGATATACGCCATAATACAGGAGCTCCGACTCGACCCCGACCGACTTATACTTTCAAAAAACAACAATTGTACCGAATTTGAAGATCAAACGactgaaataaactaa
- the LOC124533881 gene encoding dynein axonemal light chain 4: MAEEGAAAGGAVTEKVVHTYPLIRHTDMSEEMRIEAVELSVTACEKFSQNNEMAARMVKESMDKKFGPAFHVVVGESYGFEITYECTTICYMYFGGNQAICIWKCS, translated from the exons atggctGAAGAAGGAGCAGCTGCGGGTGGTGCTGTGACGGAAAAAGTGGTACACACGTATCCTTTAATAAgg CATACAGACATGTCCGAAGAGATGCGGATCGAAGCTGTTGAATTATCAGTGACAGCTTGTGAAAAGTTTTCCCAGAACAATGAAATGGCAGCTCGTATGGTTAAAGAGTCCATGGATAAAAAGTTTGGTCCAGCTTTCCACGTGGTCGTCGGCGAGAGTTACGGTTTCGAAATAACTTATGAGTGCACAacaatatgttatatgtatttcgGCGGTAACCAGGCTATTTGTATTTGGAAGTGTTCGTGA
- the LOC124533849 gene encoding fidgetin-like protein 1 isoform X2 — MQLSQSESSDGTNVSLINAEIVHQYKKSLTSCSNNSSTISLQEAWQANIKLFHKNEDRLIGFAKELLNSSICTEIESWSTSLGELPDPLMLFEKSLPKCKCLSINQNLQQNKTINIMHTKCICKVDLPTQEKSEVSYFRPLYSENSSQESKSGDDKLAKHKFGRLKSKKTVPTSNNVSDRNFSKEFDMDIEKPLVNNDVEVDEDKAHKSQVAKITFKTARETLLASNPAARRTLGASRKAQAKFVSPMLGAQEKQEEVNEPVITDERLKHIDPKMIELIESEIIDKGSPIGWDDIAGLQQAKSVLQEAVVWPLLRPDIFTGLRRPPRGVLLFGPPGTGKTLIGRCVAAQCRATFFSISAASLTSKWIGDGEKMVRALFAVARARQPAVIFIDEIDSLLSQRSDSEHEASRRIKTEFLVQFDGASTGEEDRILIVGATNRPHELDEAARRRLVKRLYIPLPDFEARKQIISNLLRSEQHELSASHVADAARLTDGYSGADMKSLCSEAAMGPIRSVPLSQIVTIDRDQVRPVTVQDFKIALQRVRPSVSQDDLGQYVKWNNTYGHGF; from the exons ATGCAGTTATCACAATCTGAATCGAGTGACGGTACTAACGTGTCTTTAATAAATGCAGAAATTGTCCATCAGTATAAGAAATCTCTAACCAG TTGCTCCAACAATTCATCAACTATCTCTTTGCAAGAAGCATGGCAAGCCAACATTAAACTATTTCACAAAAATGAAGATCGACTTATAGGCTTTGCAAAGGAACTTTTAAACAGCTCTATCTGTACTGAGATCGAATCTTGGAGTACATCCCTGGG agAACTACCAGATCcattaatgttatttgaaaagTCTTTACCAAAGTGTAAATGTCTtagtataaatcaaaatttgcaacaaaataaaacaataaatattatgcatACCAAATGCATATGTAAAGTTGATTTACCTACCCAAGAAAAGTCAGAAGTGTCATACTTTAGACCATTGTATTCTGAGAATTCTAGTCAAGAATCAAAATCTGGAGATGACAAGCTCGCAAAACATAAGTTTGGACGTTTGAAATCAAAGAAAACTGTGCCTACATCAAATAATGTATCGGATAGAAATTTCAGTAAAGAATTTGATATGGACATAGAAAAGCCATTAGTAAATAATGATGTTGAAGTTGACGAGGACAAAGCTCATAAAAGTCAAGTagcaaaaataacatttaaaactgCTAGAGAAACATTATTGGCATCTAATCCAGCAGCTCGGCGCACTCTGGGCGCATCAAGAAAGGCTCAGGCCAAATTTGTTTCTCCAATGCTTGGGGCtca AGAAAAACAGGAGGAGGTCAATGAACCTGTTATAACAGATGAGCGACTAAAGCACATTGACCCGAAAATGATAGAACTGATTGAAAGTGAAATAATTGATAAAGGATCTCCAATTG GGTGGGACGACATCGCGGGGCTGCAGCAGGCCAAGAGCGTGCTGCAGGAGGCGGTGGTGTGGCCGCTGCTGCGCCCCGACATCTTCACGGGCCTGCGCCGCCCCCCGCGCGGCGTGCTGCTATTCGGCCCGCCCGGCACCGGCAAGACCTTGATCG GGCGCTGCGTGGCGGCGCAGTGCCGCGCGACGTTCTTCAGCATCTCGGCCGCGTCGCTGACGTCCAAGTGGATCGGCGACGGCGAGAAGATGGTGCGCGCGCTGTTCGCCGTGGCGCGCGCGCGCCAGCCCGCG GTGATCTTCATCGATGAGATCGACTCGCTGCTGAGTCAGCGAAGCGACAGCGAGCACGAGGCAAGTCGCCGGATCAAAACTGAGTTCCTGGTGCAATTCGACGGCGCTTCTACTG GTGAAGAGGATCGTATTCTGATAGTGGGCGCGACGAACCGACCGCACGAGCTGGACGAAGCGGCGAGACGGCGCCTTGTCAAACGACTGTACATCCCGCTGCCCGATTTCgaa GCACGCAAACAAATAATTAGCAACTTGTTGAGGAGCGAACAGCACGAGCTGTCGGCGAGCCACGTGGCGGACGCGGCGCGCCTCACGGACGGCTACTCCGGCGCCGACATGAAGTCGCTCTGCTCGGAGGCCGCGATGGGCCCGATACGCTCCGTGCCTCTGTCGCAGATCGTCACCATTGACAGGGATCAG GTTCGTCCGGTAACTGTGCAAGACTTCAAAATAGCTCTTCAGCGTGTGCGTCCGAGTGTCTCACAAGACGACCTCGGCCAATATGTTAAATGGAATAACACTTACGGTCACGGCTTCTAA